From Microbacterium sp. YJN-G, a single genomic window includes:
- a CDS encoding fatty acid desaturase family protein: MGPIRTTTPKAGRGAAPGVNLFTELAAQVHRSGLMRRRYGYYWSKIAVLFLALVGAVWAFVWIGDTWWQLFTAVVLAVLFAQAAFLGHDAAHRQIFVSGRWNNWMSLVIGDLMVGMSYGWWQHKHTRHHANPNKLGSDPDIELPVIAVTAETAQHEHGPLVAWLRAHQGILFFPILLLEGVSLHASSVRRVLSRGHLEHRAVEIIFLSVRLGGFIALVFIVLSPGIAATFLAVQLGIFGFHLGIAFAPNHKGMPIVPRTMKIDFLRRQVMMSRNIRGNRVLDFFMGGLNYQIEHHLFPSMPRPHLRRAAPLIASYCRQVGVPYTQTGLLEGYAIVVRYINRVGLGERDVFTCPLIEQRTHLTATTYDTPPAAE; the protein is encoded by the coding sequence ATGGGGCCTATACGCACCACCACACCTAAAGCGGGGAGAGGTGCTGCCCCGGGGGTGAACCTGTTCACTGAGCTCGCGGCGCAAGTTCACCGCAGCGGATTGATGCGTCGACGTTACGGCTACTACTGGAGCAAGATCGCGGTTCTGTTCCTCGCCCTGGTGGGCGCAGTGTGGGCGTTCGTCTGGATCGGGGATACCTGGTGGCAGTTGTTCACCGCTGTCGTCCTCGCGGTCCTTTTCGCTCAGGCTGCGTTCCTCGGTCATGACGCCGCGCACCGGCAGATCTTCGTTTCGGGCCGCTGGAACAACTGGATGTCCTTGGTCATCGGTGACCTGATGGTGGGCATGAGCTACGGGTGGTGGCAGCACAAGCACACCCGCCATCACGCGAATCCGAACAAGCTCGGCAGTGACCCGGACATCGAGCTGCCGGTCATTGCGGTAACCGCCGAGACCGCGCAGCACGAGCATGGGCCACTCGTCGCGTGGCTGCGTGCGCATCAAGGGATATTGTTCTTCCCGATTCTGCTGCTGGAAGGCGTCTCGCTGCACGCGTCGAGCGTCCGTCGCGTGCTATCGCGAGGTCACCTCGAACATCGGGCCGTCGAGATCATCTTTCTCAGCGTGAGGCTCGGGGGCTTCATCGCCCTCGTGTTCATCGTGCTCTCGCCGGGCATCGCTGCCACGTTCCTCGCGGTGCAACTCGGCATCTTCGGGTTCCACTTAGGGATCGCCTTCGCACCGAACCACAAAGGGATGCCCATCGTCCCGCGCACAATGAAGATCGACTTCTTGCGCAGGCAGGTGATGATGAGCCGCAATATCCGCGGGAACCGCGTCCTGGACTTCTTCATGGGCGGGCTGAACTACCAGATCGAGCACCACCTCTTCCCATCCATGCCGCGACCACATCTGAGACGAGCTGCCCCGCTGATCGCCTCCTACTGCAGGCAAGTCGGCGTGCCCTACACGCAGACCGGACTGCTCGAGGGTTACGCGATAGTCGTCCGCTACATCAATAGGGTCGGTCTGGGAGAACGCGACGTGTTCACCTGCCCTCTCATCGAGCAACGCACCCACCTCACGGCAACCACCTACGACACTCCACCTGCGGCCGAATGA
- a CDS encoding ASCH domain-containing protein: MSITASLEALSSFWQDIRASIPSLPAEVPEAWAFGATPAHADGLLDLVLSGVKTGTASSVWDYEASGDPMPEVGDLSIILDGRGTPRAVIRTTSLRTVPFSEVDEEHAHAEGEGDRTLAAWREIHERFWRNHSEDPRGWAPDMPVLCERFELVHPAR, encoded by the coding sequence ATGAGCATCACCGCGTCCCTCGAAGCCCTGTCGTCGTTCTGGCAGGACATCCGCGCGAGCATCCCGTCCCTCCCTGCCGAAGTGCCCGAGGCGTGGGCTTTCGGCGCCACCCCCGCGCACGCTGACGGGCTGCTCGACCTGGTTCTGTCGGGCGTCAAGACCGGCACGGCCTCATCGGTGTGGGACTACGAGGCATCCGGCGATCCGATGCCCGAGGTCGGCGACCTGAGCATCATCCTCGACGGCAGGGGCACGCCCCGCGCCGTGATCCGCACCACCTCGCTGCGCACGGTGCCGTTCTCCGAGGTGGATGAGGAGCACGCGCACGCCGAAGGCGAGGGCGACCGCACGCTCGCCGCATGGCGCGAGATACACGAGCGATTCTGGCGCAACCACTCCGAGGATCCTCGCGGCTGGGCACCCGACATGCCGGTGCTGTGCGAGCGGTTCGAGCTCGTGCATCCGGCGCGCTGA
- a CDS encoding aspartate dehydrogenase domain-containing protein: protein MADLRVAFLGDGHINRVLRLAVEQSRPYRVVGTIGRDDELPDGADVDVVVEAATQDAARGRVPALLAAGVDVILLSIGALAEPAFREQTTRTVPGHGRVIACTGAIGGLDQVRALRAAGPLHAVSIESRKLPATLIQTWMPDDLQRALRRGDSEIVLADGLAAEVAQRFPASANVAAALVLAADAWDTATARVVADPAATATRHEVHAAGDLGEVRVVVTNTPSPERPRSSAVVAWAALRALDDYARLGGFRAPDGMPFL, encoded by the coding sequence ATGGCTGATCTGCGGGTCGCGTTCCTCGGCGACGGGCACATCAACAGGGTGCTGAGGCTAGCGGTCGAGCAGTCGCGCCCGTATCGCGTGGTCGGCACGATCGGGCGGGACGACGAATTGCCGGACGGGGCGGACGTCGACGTCGTCGTCGAGGCGGCGACGCAGGATGCCGCTCGCGGCCGGGTTCCCGCACTGCTCGCGGCCGGGGTCGACGTCATCCTGCTCTCGATCGGCGCGCTCGCCGAACCCGCGTTCCGGGAGCAGACGACGCGTACGGTGCCTGGCCATGGCCGCGTGATCGCCTGCACCGGGGCGATCGGCGGCCTCGATCAGGTGCGGGCGCTGCGCGCGGCCGGACCGCTGCACGCGGTGTCGATCGAGAGCCGCAAGTTGCCGGCGACGCTCATCCAGACGTGGATGCCGGACGACCTTCAACGCGCGTTGCGCCGTGGCGATTCGGAGATCGTCCTCGCGGACGGCCTCGCCGCCGAGGTGGCGCAGCGCTTTCCGGCATCCGCGAACGTCGCGGCGGCGCTCGTGCTCGCCGCCGACGCGTGGGACACCGCGACTGCGCGCGTCGTCGCCGATCCCGCTGCGACGGCGACCCGGCACGAGGTCCACGCCGCCGGCGATCTCGGAGAGGTGCGCGTCGTCGTCACGAACACTCCGTCTCCGGAGCGCCCGCGCTCGAGTGCCGTGGTCGCGTGGGCCGCGCTGCGCGCGCTCGACGACTACGCCCGCCTGGGTGGGTTCCGTGCGCCGGACGGGATGCCGTTCCTCTGA
- a CDS encoding copper resistance protein CopC → MFRIRTALAGVAIAAAAVLALAAPASAHDALVSSTPAAGEELAVAPEQIVLTFSNELLSLEENSGTGMTVVDESARDWVAGAPVVEADTVTVPLEPGMSGGQYVVTWRVVSSDGHPTSGEYSFSIAADVVAPAPTQTAVDETTEPEEPAATEAPVETDATPWPLLIMLGAVVLAAIILISVLVARRKR, encoded by the coding sequence ATGTTCCGAATCCGTACCGCCCTGGCCGGCGTGGCCATCGCCGCAGCCGCCGTTCTCGCGCTCGCCGCCCCGGCATCCGCGCACGACGCCCTTGTCTCGAGCACGCCGGCCGCCGGCGAAGAGCTCGCCGTCGCCCCCGAGCAGATCGTGCTCACGTTCTCGAATGAGCTGCTGTCGCTCGAAGAGAACTCGGGGACCGGCATGACCGTCGTCGACGAGTCCGCGCGTGACTGGGTGGCAGGCGCCCCGGTGGTCGAGGCCGACACCGTCACCGTGCCGCTCGAGCCCGGGATGTCCGGCGGCCAGTATGTCGTGACGTGGAGGGTCGTCTCCAGCGACGGCCACCCGACGTCGGGCGAGTACTCGTTCTCGATCGCCGCTGACGTCGTCGCTCCCGCGCCGACGCAGACCGCGGTCGACGAGACCACCGAGCCGGAGGAGCCGGCCGCGACCGAGGCTCCGGTGGAGACGGATGCCACCCCGTGGCCACTGCTCATCATGCTGGGCGCGGTCGTGCTTGCGGCGATCATCCTGATCTCGGTGCTGGTGGCGCGCCGGAAGCGCTGA
- a CDS encoding EamA family transporter, with protein MNRSPAPFDAPSGRALAVGLVAVGLICQEVGASIAVLLFPQMGPLGMVMLRLVFSALILLAIARPALRGHSAQAWRSALMLGGVLALMNGLFYLALRELPLGVTVTIEVLGPLTLAVVAARTWSAWLWAGLALLGILGLGGGGWDRLTLTGVLFALGAAASWAGYILASARVGRDFQRLDGLALAMAFGALLSLPFGIADAGASLLRVDLIALGAAVAVLSSTIPYALELMALRRLAPAVFGILMSLGPAFASLAGFLLLGQHLSPLEIVGIALVIVASAGAVWAGRERPAQEPVA; from the coding sequence GTGAACCGCTCGCCGGCGCCGTTCGACGCGCCGTCGGGGCGTGCGCTCGCGGTCGGGCTGGTCGCGGTCGGCCTGATCTGCCAGGAGGTCGGCGCGTCGATCGCCGTGCTGCTGTTCCCGCAGATGGGGCCGCTGGGCATGGTGATGCTGCGACTGGTGTTCTCGGCGCTGATCCTGCTCGCCATCGCCCGCCCCGCGCTGCGCGGCCATTCCGCGCAGGCCTGGCGCTCGGCGCTCATGCTCGGCGGTGTGCTGGCCCTGATGAACGGCCTGTTCTATCTGGCGCTGCGCGAACTTCCGCTCGGCGTCACCGTGACCATCGAGGTGCTCGGGCCGCTGACGCTGGCGGTCGTCGCCGCCCGCACTTGGTCGGCGTGGCTGTGGGCGGGCCTCGCGCTGCTCGGCATCCTGGGCCTCGGCGGTGGCGGCTGGGACCGGCTGACGCTGACCGGGGTGCTCTTCGCGCTCGGCGCGGCGGCCAGCTGGGCCGGCTACATCCTCGCTTCGGCCCGGGTCGGGCGGGATTTCCAGCGCCTCGACGGGCTCGCCCTGGCGATGGCGTTCGGTGCGCTGCTGTCGCTGCCGTTCGGCATCGCAGACGCCGGTGCGTCGCTACTGCGGGTGGATCTGATCGCCCTGGGCGCCGCGGTCGCCGTGCTCAGCTCGACCATCCCCTATGCGCTCGAGCTGATGGCGCTGCGGCGCCTCGCGCCGGCCGTGTTCGGCATCCTGATGAGCCTGGGGCCCGCCTTCGCGAGCCTGGCCGGCTTCCTGCTGCTGGGGCAGCACCTGTCGCCGCTCGAGATCGTCGGCATCGCGCTGGTCATCGTCGCGAGCGCCGGCGCGGTGTGGGCGGGCCGGGAACGGCCCGCGCAGGAGCCGGTGGCCTGA
- a CDS encoding serine hydrolase domain-containing protein, whose product MHLRSSRRLRAAAGGAVALVLALTGCSAAEPEFSYTPPQQVDAALPDDVTAQLQAAVEQAMVATGASGAIVGVWVPWSGEWVAGLGTQAVGSDEKVTPDMSFRVADVTRMMTCDVLYGMADENRIELDTPVPKYVSGVGDLSDITLLDLCNGTSGIGSSEGVVKPYWLNTPERDWQPLQLASFGLGAQRGPAHTAYRDSDAAYLLLGSALERASGQSAAELIAQYVTTPLGLESTSLPRGASEPKPAPALKGAYLPAIEGGYDCTAPIDVTSSSSSIGFTDSGVVSNIAELGRYTQATARQALRDENATPARWGSPLPASASAPAWYQATGGAYLVGSMIGQHGWVPGYATSAYSDPATGFTVAVTLNNSSAGSSPVAYLAWQLAAIASKAPAAEGQTAPDFGLPFTAEQYATTIASGAICAAPAAE is encoded by the coding sequence ATGCATCTTCGTTCGTCGCGCCGTCTGCGCGCTGCCGCCGGCGGCGCCGTCGCCCTCGTCCTCGCTCTCACCGGATGCTCCGCAGCCGAACCCGAGTTCAGCTACACGCCCCCGCAGCAGGTCGACGCCGCACTGCCCGACGACGTGACCGCGCAGCTGCAGGCCGCGGTCGAGCAGGCCATGGTGGCGACCGGCGCCTCCGGCGCCATCGTCGGCGTGTGGGTGCCGTGGAGCGGCGAGTGGGTGGCGGGCCTCGGCACCCAGGCCGTGGGCAGCGACGAGAAGGTCACCCCCGACATGTCGTTCCGGGTGGCCGACGTCACCCGGATGATGACCTGCGACGTGCTGTACGGCATGGCCGACGAGAACCGGATCGAGCTCGACACCCCGGTGCCGAAGTACGTCTCGGGCGTCGGCGACCTCAGCGACATCACCCTGCTCGACCTGTGCAACGGGACGAGCGGAATCGGCTCGTCGGAGGGCGTGGTCAAGCCGTACTGGCTGAACACCCCCGAGCGCGACTGGCAGCCGCTGCAGCTGGCGAGCTTCGGGCTCGGCGCACAGCGCGGACCGGCGCACACCGCCTACCGCGATTCGGATGCCGCCTACCTGCTTCTCGGCAGCGCGCTCGAGCGCGCCTCGGGCCAGAGCGCCGCCGAGCTGATCGCCCAGTACGTGACGACCCCGCTCGGCCTCGAGTCGACGTCGCTGCCGCGCGGCGCCTCGGAGCCCAAGCCGGCGCCCGCGCTCAAGGGCGCGTACCTGCCCGCGATCGAGGGCGGATACGACTGCACCGCACCGATCGACGTGACCTCGAGCTCGTCGAGCATCGGCTTCACCGATTCGGGCGTGGTCTCGAACATCGCCGAGCTCGGCCGGTACACGCAGGCCACCGCTCGGCAGGCGCTGCGCGATGAGAACGCCACGCCCGCACGGTGGGGCTCGCCGCTGCCGGCTTCGGCCAGCGCACCGGCCTGGTACCAGGCGACCGGCGGGGCGTACCTGGTGGGCTCGATGATCGGTCAGCACGGCTGGGTGCCCGGGTACGCGACGTCCGCGTACTCCGACCCGGCCACCGGCTTCACCGTGGCCGTGACGCTCAACAACTCCAGCGCCGGCAGCAGCCCGGTCGCCTACCTCGCCTGGCAGCTCGCCGCGATCGCCTCGAAGGCACCCGCCGCCGAGGGCCAGACGGCTCCCGACTTCGGCCTGCCGTTCACGGCCGAGCAGTACGCCACCACCATCGCCAGCGGCGCGATCTGCGCCGCTCCGGCCGCGGAGTGA
- a CDS encoding ATP-dependent DNA helicase — protein MSVTLSEEQQALFRLIEDTDQHVFITGRAGTGKSTLLQHFAWNTGKQIAICAPTGVAALNVEGQTIHSLFRLPIGLIAESDIEQNEATRRILNAIETLVIDEISMVNADLMDAIDRSLRQARGKRGIPFGGVQVVMFGDPYQLAPVPPRGDELRYIQDHYRSFWFFDAKVWTGGTPSTGSGTQDSMAMLDIGEHGAKLHVHELVQIHRQSDDGFKAMLNAVRYGRVTADIAEVLNAHGARTPPEPEPGEVPIITLATRNDIVNSINRRHLAALPGREQTAHAEVSGDFGRGEGNYPADAELKLKVGAQVMFLRNDVGMQGEPPRWVNGSIGTVTRILGGTVRVDIDGEEFDVEPAVWERFRYAYNPGTKTLSREVVAEFTQFPLRLAWAVTIHKSQGKTYDRAIVDLGSGAFAPGQTYVALSRLTALDGLYMTRPLRPSDIRVDEDVRRFMREAWEARQAQQIDG, from the coding sequence GTGTCCGTGACGCTCTCCGAAGAACAGCAGGCGCTGTTCCGACTCATTGAGGACACCGACCAGCACGTGTTCATCACCGGTCGTGCCGGCACCGGCAAGTCGACGCTGCTGCAGCACTTCGCGTGGAACACCGGGAAGCAGATCGCGATCTGCGCCCCTACGGGTGTTGCGGCACTGAACGTCGAGGGGCAGACGATCCACTCGCTGTTCCGCCTGCCCATCGGCCTGATCGCCGAGAGCGATATCGAGCAGAACGAGGCCACCCGCCGCATCCTCAACGCCATCGAGACGCTGGTGATCGATGAGATCTCGATGGTCAACGCCGACCTGATGGATGCCATCGACCGGTCGCTGCGTCAGGCTCGCGGCAAGCGCGGCATCCCGTTCGGCGGGGTGCAGGTGGTCATGTTCGGCGACCCGTACCAGCTCGCCCCCGTGCCGCCGCGCGGCGACGAGCTGCGGTACATCCAGGACCACTACCGCTCGTTCTGGTTCTTCGACGCCAAGGTGTGGACCGGCGGCACCCCTTCGACGGGCTCAGGGACCCAGGATTCGATGGCGATGCTGGACATCGGCGAGCACGGCGCGAAGCTCCACGTGCACGAGCTCGTGCAGATCCACCGCCAGTCCGACGACGGGTTCAAGGCGATGCTCAACGCCGTCCGTTACGGACGCGTCACCGCCGACATCGCCGAGGTGCTCAACGCCCACGGCGCCCGCACGCCCCCGGAGCCGGAGCCGGGCGAGGTGCCGATCATCACCCTCGCCACGCGCAACGACATCGTCAACAGCATCAACCGCCGGCACCTCGCGGCGCTGCCCGGCCGCGAGCAGACCGCCCACGCCGAGGTGTCGGGCGACTTCGGCCGGGGCGAGGGGAACTACCCCGCGGATGCCGAGCTGAAGCTGAAGGTCGGCGCGCAGGTGATGTTCCTGCGCAACGACGTCGGCATGCAGGGCGAGCCTCCGCGGTGGGTCAACGGGTCGATCGGCACGGTCACCCGCATACTCGGCGGCACCGTGCGCGTCGATATCGACGGCGAGGAGTTCGACGTCGAACCGGCCGTGTGGGAGAGGTTCCGCTACGCCTACAATCCCGGCACCAAGACGCTCTCGCGCGAGGTGGTCGCCGAGTTCACGCAGTTCCCGCTGCGGCTGGCGTGGGCCGTGACGATCCACAAGTCGCAGGGCAAGACGTATGACCGGGCGATCGTCGACCTCGGCTCCGGCGCCTTCGCGCCCGGCCAGACGTATGTGGCCCTGTCGCGGCTGACCGCGCTGGACGGCCTCTACATGACGCGCCCGCTGCGGCCGAGCGACATCCGGGTCGATGAGGACGTGCGCCGGTTCATGCGCGAGGCGTGGGAAGCGCGCCAGGCTCAGCAGATCGACGGCTGA
- a CDS encoding cytochrome c oxidase assembly protein — MNPYRLAGLVILVVSSAAALIAALLIGGGAVPPKLLDPGPIVMWGLPAVKLLANLAAAAMLGSLVLALFGLRSGTRHFDIALDTASVGAAIFTVTSGIAAGMNLLAAFNPTLSADRSFGEQLGRFLLELALGQSWLITVLMGALITLLAFGWRSWTGTLMTAVLAAASFLPLATQGHSGDVEGHNVAVNSILLHTIGAAVWLGGVMLLIVLRGTAEKRAEKRAAKGGRADADRLDLPTLVARYSSLALAAFVVVAVSGIARTVVALGDWAELLSPYGLIILGKAALLLGLGLFGAWYRRRVIPQLSGPRERNSFWMLILGELALMGLASGAAAALARTPPPLGEQVPAVQTAAERLTGSPLPPELTPARWLTAFDIDILWVVAAGFGVALYVAGVVRLQRRGDRWPVHRTVFWMAGLLLLLWVTCGPINAYQEYLFSVHMLGHMVLSMAIPLLLVSGAPITLALRAIHKREDGTRGGREWILWAVHSPYSRFITHPLVAAAMFILSLWAFYFTDLVRWSMYEHLGHEWMIIHFLISGYLFVMTLVGVDPIPYRLPHAGRLITLIAVMAMHAFFGMAIMMQEGLMVAEWFGSMGRTWGPTPMEDQNIGGGIAWSVGEIPTLILAITVAIQWSRSDAKLQRRRDRHADRTGDAELEEYNARLAELAERDRRIAERESR, encoded by the coding sequence GTGAACCCGTACCGTCTCGCTGGCCTGGTGATCCTCGTCGTCAGCTCGGCGGCGGCACTCATCGCAGCCCTCCTGATCGGCGGCGGAGCCGTCCCGCCCAAGCTGCTCGATCCCGGCCCCATCGTCATGTGGGGCCTGCCCGCCGTCAAGCTGCTCGCCAACCTCGCCGCAGCGGCCATGCTCGGCTCGCTCGTGCTCGCCCTGTTCGGGCTGCGCAGCGGCACCAGGCACTTCGACATCGCCCTCGATACGGCATCCGTCGGGGCCGCGATCTTCACCGTGACCTCCGGCATCGCCGCCGGGATGAACCTGCTGGCGGCGTTCAACCCCACTCTGTCGGCCGACCGCTCCTTCGGTGAGCAGCTCGGCCGGTTCCTGCTCGAGCTCGCCCTCGGCCAGTCGTGGCTGATCACCGTGTTGATGGGTGCGCTCATCACGCTGCTCGCGTTCGGCTGGCGCAGCTGGACGGGCACGCTCATGACGGCCGTGCTGGCCGCGGCATCCTTCCTTCCGCTGGCCACGCAGGGGCACTCCGGCGACGTCGAGGGTCACAACGTCGCGGTCAACTCGATCCTGCTGCACACGATCGGCGCCGCCGTCTGGCTGGGCGGGGTCATGCTGCTGATCGTGCTGCGCGGCACCGCCGAGAAGCGCGCCGAGAAGCGCGCCGCCAAGGGCGGCAGAGCGGATGCCGATCGCCTCGACCTTCCCACCCTGGTCGCCCGTTACTCGTCGCTCGCGCTCGCCGCCTTCGTCGTCGTCGCCGTCTCGGGCATCGCCCGCACCGTCGTCGCGCTCGGCGACTGGGCCGAGCTGCTCTCGCCGTACGGCCTGATCATCCTCGGCAAGGCCGCGCTGCTGCTCGGCCTCGGCCTGTTCGGCGCCTGGTACCGGCGCCGGGTCATCCCGCAGCTGTCCGGCCCGCGGGAGCGCAATTCGTTCTGGATGCTGATCCTCGGCGAACTCGCCCTGATGGGCCTGGCCTCCGGTGCGGCCGCCGCCCTGGCCCGCACGCCCCCGCCTCTGGGCGAGCAGGTGCCCGCCGTGCAGACGGCTGCCGAGCGCCTCACCGGTTCGCCCCTGCCGCCCGAACTGACGCCGGCGCGCTGGCTGACCGCCTTCGACATCGACATCCTGTGGGTGGTCGCGGCGGGCTTCGGAGTAGCGCTCTACGTCGCCGGCGTCGTGCGCCTGCAGCGCCGCGGCGACCGCTGGCCCGTGCACCGCACCGTGTTCTGGATGGCGGGCCTGCTGCTGCTGCTGTGGGTGACGTGCGGGCCGATCAACGCCTACCAGGAGTACCTGTTCAGCGTGCACATGCTCGGCCACATGGTGCTGAGCATGGCGATCCCGCTGCTGCTGGTCAGTGGTGCGCCGATCACGCTGGCCCTCCGCGCCATCCACAAGCGCGAGGACGGCACCCGCGGTGGCCGCGAGTGGATCCTGTGGGCAGTGCATTCGCCGTATTCGCGGTTCATCACGCATCCGCTGGTCGCGGCGGCGATGTTCATCCTCTCGCTGTGGGCGTTCTACTTCACCGACCTGGTCCGCTGGTCGATGTACGAGCATCTCGGCCACGAGTGGATGATCATCCACTTCCTCATCTCGGGCTACCTGTTCGTGATGACCCTGGTCGGCGTCGACCCGATCCCGTACCGGCTGCCCCACGCCGGCCGCCTCATCACGCTGATCGCGGTGATGGCCATGCACGCATTCTTCGGCATGGCGATCATGATGCAGGAGGGCCTGATGGTCGCTGAGTGGTTCGGCTCGATGGGCCGCACCTGGGGCCCGACGCCGATGGAGGATCAGAACATCGGCGGCGGCATCGCCTGGTCGGTGGGCGAGATCCCCACGCTGATCCTCGCGATCACGGTCGCGATCCAGTGGTCACGGTCGGATGCGAAGCTGCAGCGCCGCCGTGACCGGCACGCCGACCGCACCGGCGACGCCGAGCTGGAGGAGTACAACGCCCGGCTCGCGGAGCTCGCCGAGCGCGACCGGCGGATCGCCGAGCGCGAGAGTCGCTGA
- a CDS encoding HU family DNA-binding protein, producing MADKSITKTELVASIASATGESQATVSRVLDSLFGTVSDAVAKGSKVSIPGWISFEQVDTAARTGRNPQTGAEIKIPAGKRVKVTAGSKLKAAVK from the coding sequence ATGGCTGACAAGTCCATCACCAAGACCGAGCTCGTCGCGAGCATCGCTTCCGCCACGGGCGAGAGCCAGGCCACCGTGTCGCGCGTTCTCGACTCGCTCTTCGGCACCGTCTCCGACGCTGTCGCCAAGGGCAGCAAGGTCTCCATCCCGGGCTGGATCTCGTTCGAGCAGGTCGACACCGCCGCTCGCACGGGGCGCAACCCGCAGACCGGCGCCGAGATCAAGATCCCGGCCGGCAAGCGCGTCAAGGTGACCGCCGGCTCGAAGCTGAAGGCCGCGGTCAAGTAA
- a CDS encoding type IV toxin-antitoxin system AbiEi family antitoxin domain-containing protein encodes MDAVAELTKRGGIARTRTLLHAGVSSYALRRAKESGRIVTVRGGWVAIPDADRLLLGAVKRGVVLSCVTLAERKGLWVPEHSALHVAVAPNASRVVVADHVMVHWSKPVIARRSDDIEDHLVNALSVIAQCQPFETAVVIWESALNKVLVDRQSLARLPLPPAAVTVLERARPFADSGLETIIVFRLGWMRVPMVQQAWVLGHRVDLLIGERLVVQIDGATHTGAQRTSDIRHDAELKLRGYHVLRFSYEQIMEHWEQVQAVIMEAIAQGLHLAVR; translated from the coding sequence ATGGATGCCGTGGCCGAACTCACCAAGCGCGGCGGGATCGCCCGCACGCGCACACTTCTGCACGCGGGAGTGAGCTCCTACGCGCTGCGCAGGGCCAAGGAGTCCGGACGGATCGTCACGGTGCGCGGTGGCTGGGTGGCGATTCCGGATGCCGATCGGCTTCTTCTGGGTGCGGTCAAGCGCGGTGTCGTGCTGAGCTGTGTCACGCTCGCCGAGCGGAAGGGGCTCTGGGTGCCCGAGCACTCCGCTCTTCACGTGGCTGTGGCGCCGAACGCGTCGCGGGTCGTCGTCGCCGATCACGTGATGGTGCACTGGTCGAAGCCGGTGATCGCCCGCAGGAGCGATGACATCGAGGACCATCTGGTGAACGCGCTCTCGGTCATCGCGCAGTGCCAGCCGTTCGAGACTGCGGTGGTGATCTGGGAATCCGCACTCAACAAGGTTCTCGTCGACCGGCAGTCGCTCGCTCGACTTCCGCTTCCGCCGGCGGCTGTGACGGTGCTCGAACGGGCGCGGCCCTTCGCCGACTCGGGACTCGAGACGATCATCGTCTTCCGGCTCGGATGGATGCGGGTGCCGATGGTGCAGCAGGCGTGGGTGCTCGGTCATCGCGTCGACCTGCTCATCGGCGAACGCCTCGTCGTGCAGATCGACGGCGCCACGCATACCGGTGCTCAGCGCACGAGTGACATCCGGCATGATGCCGAACTGAAGCTTCGCGGATACCACGTGCTGCGGTTCAGCTACGAGCAGATCATGGAGCACTGGGAGCAGGTGCAGGCCGTCATCATGGAGGCGATCGCGCAGGGCCTGCACCTGGCCGTGCGCTGA
- the rpsN gene encoding 30S ribosomal protein S14 has protein sequence MAKKSKIARNEQRKVIVARYAERRAELKKTLVDPNATDEAREAARVGLQKLPRNASPVRVRSRDAIDGRPRGVLTKFGISRVRFRDMAHRGELPGITKSSW, from the coding sequence ATGGCGAAGAAGAGCAAGATCGCTCGCAACGAGCAGCGCAAGGTCATCGTCGCCCGCTACGCGGAGCGCCGTGCCGAGCTGAAGAAGACCCTGGTCGACCCGAACGCCACCGACGAGGCCCGCGAGGCCGCCCGCGTCGGCCTGCAGAAGCTGCCGCGCAACGCGTCGCCGGTTCGCGTGCGTTCGCGTGACGCCATCGACGGCCGCCCCCGTGGTGTCCTCACGAAGTTCGGCATCTCGCGTGTCCGCTTCCGTGACATGGCGCACCGCGGCGAGCTGCCCGGCATCACCAAGTCGAGCTGGTAA
- the rpmG gene encoding 50S ribosomal protein L33 translates to MAKKAQDIRPIIKLRSTAGTGYTYVTKKNRRNTPDRLVLKKYDPVVRKHVEFREER, encoded by the coding sequence ATGGCCAAGAAGGCTCAGGACATCCGTCCGATCATCAAGCTGCGTTCGACGGCGGGCACCGGTTACACCTACGTGACCAAGAAGAACCGTCGTAACACCCCCGACCGTCTCGTGCTGAAGAAGTACGACCCGGTCGTTCGCAAGCACGTCGAATTCCGCGAGGAGCGTTAA
- the rpmB gene encoding 50S ribosomal protein L28: protein MAAVCQVTGAVPGFGHNISHSHRRTKRRFDPNVQKKTYYVPSLGRKVTLNVSAKGIKVIDARGIEKVVADLQAKGVKL from the coding sequence ATGGCAGCAGTGTGCCAGGTGACCGGTGCTGTTCCCGGCTTCGGTCACAACATCTCGCACTCGCACCGCCGGACGAAGCGCCGCTTCGACCCGAACGTGCAGAAGAAGACCTACTACGTGCCGTCGCTCGGTCGTAAGGTCACCCTGAACGTGTCCGCCAAGGGCATCAAGGTGATCGACGCGCGCGGTATCGAGAAGGTCGTCGCGGACCTCCAGGCGAAGGGTGTGAAGCTCTAA